In Drosophila simulans strain w501 chromosome X, Prin_Dsim_3.1, whole genome shotgun sequence, one DNA window encodes the following:
- the LOC6725190 gene encoding protein twisted gastrulation, with protein sequence MEIWRSLTVGTIVLLAIVCFYGTVESCNEVVCASIVSKCMLTQSCKCELKNCSCCKECLKCLGKNYEECCSCVELCPKPNDTRNSLSKKSHVEDFDGVPELFNAVATPDEGDSFGYNWNVFTFQVDFDKYLKGPKLEKDGHYFLRTNDKNLDEAIQERDNIVTVNCTVIYLDQCVSWNKCRTSCQTTGASSTRWFHDGCCECVGSTCINYGVNESRCRKCPESKGELGDELDDPMEEEMQDFGESMGPFDGPVNNNY encoded by the exons ATGGAAATTTGGCGCTCGCTCACAGTGGGCACCATCGTGCTATTGGCCATCGTCTGCTTCTACGGCACCGTGGAGTCCTGCAACGAGGTCGTCTGCGCCTCGATCGTCTCCAAGTGCATGCTCACCCAGAGCTGCAAGTGCGAGCTGAAgaactgctcctgctgcaagGAGTGCCTCAAGTGCCTGGGCAAGAACTACGAGGAGTGCTGCAGCTGTGTGG AACTCTGTCCGAAGCCCAACGACACCCGCAACTCTCTGTCCAAGAAGTCCCACGTGGAGGACTTCGATGGAGTGCCGGAGCTCTTCAACGCCGTGGCCACTCCGGATGAGGGCGACAGTTTCGGGTACAACTGGAACGTGTTCACGTTTCAAGTGGATTTCGACAAGTACTTGAAGGGTCCGAAGCTGGAGAAGGACGGTCATTACTTCTTGA GAACCAACGATAAGAACCTGGACGAAGCGATTCAGGAGCGCGACAACATTGTGACCGTAAACTGCACGGTTATATATCTGGATCAGTGCGTGTCGTGGAACAAGTGCCGCACCAGCTGCCAAACAACAGGCGCCAGCAGTACGAG ATGGTTCCACGACGGTTGCTGCGAGTGCGTGGGATCCACCTGCATCAACTACGGCGTGAACGAGAGCCGCTGTAGAAAGTGCCCGGAGTCGAAGGGCGAACTGGGCGACGAGCTGGACGATCCCATGGAGGAGGAGATGCAGGACTTCGGGGAGAGCATGGGCCCGTTCGATGGACCCGTGAACAACAACTACTGA